Genomic window (Victivallis lenta):
CATCCTCGGCGACGAGGTTGCTGCGGACGGTCACGTTGGCCTTGCGCAGCGTCTCCATGAACTCGGACGCGTTTTTCGCTCCGCAGAGCTTTTCGAGGTTGTCGCCGGCGGCGAGGTAGCGCATCATGGCGGCGAGCGACTTCAGGTAGAGATCGCTGGTGTCCGGCGAGATGAGCGACATGAGGACCAGTTTGCACGGGGCGACGTCGGCCTCCTTGAAATGGACCGGCTTCGGGAGCACCCCGACGATGATGTAAAGGTCATCGAATTCCGGATCACGCAGGTGCGGCATCGCACACCCCTCGTACGGGATCTGCAATGTGTCCTCGCGTTCGATCATGCCGGAGACGATCTTGTCGACGTCGAGCGGGATATCGAGAACCGCCTGCGCCTTTTTCAGCATTTCCGCATAGATTCCGGAACGGCTGACGCCGCTGACGTTCGTAAAGATCAGCTCTTCATTCAGAATGGATACCAGCTTCATCTTTGAGCACCTTCCACGATTAAAGGTTGAAAGGGGGGACGGTGCCCCCCTCGATAATTACATGCGTTCCACCACTGCTTCGGCGAAGCCCGAGCAGCCGACTTCGGTCGCGCCGTCCATGAGGCGCGCAAAGTCGTAGGTGACGACGCGGTCGGTGATCGCCCGCTCGATGCCGCGGCTGACCAGGTCGGCCGCTTCGGTCCAGCCGAGATGCCGCAGGAGCATTTCGCCGGAGAGCGCGAGCGAGCTCGGATTGACCTTGTCGAGCCCGGCGTATTTGGGCGCGGTGCCGTGGGTTGCTTCGAAGAGCGCGTGCCCGGTCGTATAGTTGATGTTCGCTCCGGGGGCGATGCCGA
Coding sequences:
- a CDS encoding CBS domain-containing protein → MKLVSILNEELIFTNVSGVSRSGIYAEMLKKAQAVLDIPLDVDKIVSGMIEREDTLQIPYEGCAMPHLRDPEFDDLYIIVGVLPKPVHFKEADVAPCKLVLMSLISPDTSDLYLKSLAAMMRYLAAGDNLEKLCGAKNASEFMETLRKANVTVRSNLVAEDVMISCGSYLRENDTLSAALDLFSRDDHTTIPVLDENDRLVGELTAMDILKSFIPEYIFRMDNLDFLTSFEPFNRIFQEENQHVVRDYMRNPSLTAHPETPLIQFTVKMVKKGVRTCFVVDANRKYVGEIMVKHIVKKVLRG